The genomic interval TTCGTCGTGCGTCGCATGCCCATCGCCCGCGAGCGGATACGCTTGAACCAGGCGAGGCCCACGCCGACGAGTATCAGCAGCAGCAGCGCGTCCTTGATCAGCGAAAAGTTGAAGTTATGTTCGAAAATCGGGTGAACGTAGTACGAGAAGAAAATGTCGACGTACAGCGGTACGTTCTCTCCCTTGAAATAGACGAGCGTCTCGGTCCATCCGACAACGATCAGCAGGAACCAGCCCAGCGCGAAGCTCGTGTGCATGTATCCCAGCAGCTTGTTGCGCCGCCAGATTTTGCGGTGCAGCAACGACTCGCTCGCGATCTCGCCCAGCGAGCGCAGCGTGGCGCGCGTCGGAAGCGACCGGAAAAACATGCGCCGTTGCGCGGGTTCGAGTTTCACGAACCACAGGATGTATTTGTACAGCAGGGCGACCAGCAGAAACAGGGCTCCCAGCCAGAATGGCAATACGAACAGTCTGAAATGTTCCATCGTTTCGATCTTCCTCGTCGGCGCTTGCGGACGCCGGCGTTGCGTTTGCCGGATTTTTCCCGGACGAATATTTTCTGTTTTACAACGGTCCTTCTTACGAATCTTCCGCCTGCGGAGAGCCTGTTCCGGCTGCGGTCGGCGGCACATCGGTCGCTGCGGTATCCGCGACAGGACGGCTTGTTCCGGTTCGGGGCCGTCCGTACGGTCGGAAAGACCGCTTCGGTCGCTCCTGCGACGCTTGTCTCATCGAGGCCTACTGTCCGGCCAGTTCCTTCTTCAGCGTCTGGACCAGTTGCCGGATATTGATGCCTCGGGGACATACCAGACGGCACTTGCCGCATAGCATGCACTTGTCCAGCTCGGCGCGAACGCCCTGGTATTCGCCTCGGCGGACGAGCGTCTGAAGCTTGCGCACGTTGAACTTCACGAGCGTTCCGGCCGTACAGGTCGCCGTACAGTTGCCGCATGCGATGCACGTCTGCAGCTCGGGATGTTCCCTCAGCAGGCGCTTCGAGTATCCCATGTCGTTTTTGTCGAGATCGACGGCTCGCGGCCGGCTGATCGTAAACCCCCATTCCATCGCGTCACTCTTTGATCGCCCGGGCCGCTTCGCGAGCCGCCACCACGGCTTCGTTGATCGATTCGCCGATATTCTTCGGAGCGGTGACGGTACCGGCGTAGAAAATCCGCTCGGACCCGGAGCGGACGTTGCCCGCGAACTGGTCCAGCGGCTTGACGAAACCGCTCGGATAGAGCGCGACGCCGCAACAGCGGCTCAGGCTCATGTTGCTCGCGCCCGCTTTCATGCCGACGATCAGCACGAGCATATCGACGGTCATGCGCAGCGGGAGCCCGATCAGCGTGTCTTCGGCCTTGATCTGCACGCGGCCGTCGATCGTTTGGCTCGCCTCCGATATGCGGCCCCGGACGAAATGGATGTTGTACTGCTGTTGCGCCTGACGGTAGAGCTCCTCGTAACCGGGGCCGAACATACGCATATCCATGTAAAAGCTATATACTTCGGCGTCGGGTATCTCCTGCTTCACCTCGATCGCCTGCTTGACGCCCGTGATGCAGCACACGCGCGAGCAATGGCGCTGGTTGACCTTCTCGTCGCGCGATCCCACGCAGTGCAGGAAGGCGACCGTCGAGGGCCGTCGCCCGTCCCGGGTCCGGATGCCCGTTCCTTCGCGGAACATCCGTTCCAGATCGACCGTCGTATAGACGTTGTCGTACAGGCCGTAACCGTATTCCTCTTTCATCTCGGCGGGAAACAGGTCGAAGCCCGACGCGACGATCACCGCGTCGGCGTCGAGCCGCGTCCGGTCGTCGAGCACGACGCCCCGGCCCTCGTCCTCGATCGACAGCACGCTCCGCGAAGTGAGCACTTCGGCTCCGCAAGCGCTCACGCGCTCTCGCATCGGCTCGAGCACCTCGC from Alistipes ihumii AP11 carries:
- a CDS encoding 4Fe-4S dicluster domain-containing protein yields the protein MEWGFTISRPRAVDLDKNDMGYSKRLLREHPELQTCIACGNCTATCTAGTLVKFNVRKLQTLVRRGEYQGVRAELDKCMLCGKCRLVCPRGINIRQLVQTLKKELAGQ
- a CDS encoding FAD-dependent oxidoreductase gives rise to the protein MSARTENTSANRPTRRSAAIRNLYCNPMENKRVVIIGGGIAGMQAAVTLSEMGIASVIVEKEERLGGKLNRWDRLFPTMTPAREVLEPMRERVSACGAEVLTSRSVLSIEDEGRGVVLDDRTRLDADAVIVASGFDLFPAEMKEEYGYGLYDNVYTTVDLERMFREGTGIRTRDGRRPSTVAFLHCVGSRDEKVNQRHCSRVCCITGVKQAIEVKQEIPDAEVYSFYMDMRMFGPGYEELYRQAQQQYNIHFVRGRISEASQTIDGRVQIKAEDTLIGLPLRMTVDMLVLIVGMKAGASNMSLSRCCGVALYPSGFVKPLDQFAGNVRSGSERIFYAGTVTAPKNIGESINEAVVAAREAARAIKE